The Altererythrobacter sp. CAU 1644 genome has a window encoding:
- a CDS encoding RlmE family RNA methyltransferase: protein MSRSGRNPDKRVKTAKRRTASSTRWLERQLNDPYVRQAKAEGYRSRAAYKLLELDEKFDLLRGVRRVVDLGIAPGGWSQVVRKVAPKAAIVGIDLLPTDPIEGVTIFEMDFMDDAAPAALEGALDGPPDLVISDMAANTVGHKQTDHLRTMGLVEAAAWFAIENLEKGGAFVAKVLAGGTDQELLTLLKQNFASVKHAKPPASRKGSSEWYVIAQKFKGRD, encoded by the coding sequence GTGAGCCGCTCGGGGCGCAATCCGGACAAGCGGGTCAAGACTGCCAAGCGGCGCACCGCATCCTCGACCCGCTGGCTCGAGCGGCAGCTCAACGATCCCTACGTCAGGCAGGCCAAGGCCGAGGGCTACCGCAGCCGCGCGGCCTACAAGCTGCTCGAGCTCGACGAGAAATTCGACCTGCTCCGCGGCGTCAGGCGGGTGGTCGACCTCGGCATTGCCCCGGGCGGGTGGAGCCAGGTGGTGCGCAAGGTCGCGCCCAAGGCCGCGATCGTGGGAATCGACCTGCTGCCAACCGATCCCATCGAAGGGGTGACGATCTTCGAGATGGATTTCATGGACGATGCCGCGCCTGCGGCGCTCGAAGGAGCTCTCGACGGCCCGCCCGATCTGGTAATTTCGGACATGGCGGCGAACACAGTGGGCCACAAGCAGACCGATCACCTTCGCACCATGGGCCTGGTCGAAGCGGCCGCGTGGTTTGCGATCGAGAATCTCGAGAAGGGCGGAGCCTTCGTCGCCAAGGTACTGGCGGGCGGGACCGACCAGGAATTGCTGACCCTGCTCAAGCAGAACTTCGCCAGCGTCAAACACGCCAAGCCACCGGCGAGCCGCAAGGGCTCTTCCGAATGGTACGTGATTGCGCAGAAATTCAAGGGGCGGGACTAA
- a CDS encoding c-type cytochrome yields the protein MQDRFNTIAGWVLFSGIVALGASILSGKYFHADSHEGPETPGFFIEGVEEGGGGDAGPDLGTLLASGDAVAGEKVFAKCTACHTINQGGANGIGPNLFGVMGTPIGSHVPGFAYSSALADHGGNWSWENMDEWLKSPKGFASGTKMSFAGLGKAEDRANLMLYMETMGGAPAKPEPAAVEEPAAEGEPVDAEASAEAQLEVQEEAEAAAEAE from the coding sequence ATGCAAGATCGCTTCAACACTATCGCCGGCTGGGTGCTGTTTTCCGGCATCGTCGCGCTGGGCGCCTCGATCCTCAGCGGGAAGTATTTCCATGCCGATAGCCATGAAGGTCCGGAAACCCCGGGCTTCTTCATCGAGGGCGTCGAAGAAGGCGGTGGCGGCGATGCTGGCCCGGATCTCGGTACGCTGCTGGCGAGCGGCGACGCGGTCGCAGGCGAGAAGGTGTTTGCCAAGTGCACGGCTTGCCACACCATCAACCAGGGTGGCGCCAATGGCATCGGTCCCAACCTGTTCGGGGTGATGGGCACTCCGATCGGTTCGCATGTTCCCGGTTTCGCCTATAGCTCGGCACTGGCCGACCACGGTGGCAACTGGTCGTGGGAGAACATGGACGAATGGCTGAAGAGCCCCAAGGGGTTCGCCAGCGGCACCAAGATGAGCTTCGCCGGTCTCGGCAAGGCGGAAGACCGCGCCAACCTGATGCTCTACATGGAAACCATGGGCGGTGCCCCGGCCAAGCCTGAACCGGCTGCGGTTGAAGAACCCGCCGCCGAAGGCGAGCCGGTCGATGCCGAAGCCAGCGCCGAAGCGCAGCTGGAAGTCCAGGAAGAGGCGGAAGCCGCAGCCGAGGCCGAATAA
- a CDS encoding Ppx/GppA phosphatase family protein, translating into MADYSPPDANRRAGGRRNGRSGKVADFRYKRSSQPGKNRGPAQDRAEVRDSSPKDRPQRTKHRESARTPVARQPIRKTGGPHPRQAYAALDLGTNNCRLLIARPSGDGFTVIDAFSRVVKLGEDLARTGKLSDAAMERTLGALSICAEKLRRRNVYLARSVATEACRRAANGPQFIERVRQETGIALDIISAEEEARLAVLGCHILLEQGKGPAVIFDIGGGSTELVLLEPGGRVPRILDWLSVPWGVVSLTDTVGRSEGDAGARAERYARMRQVVGESFAPFAERIAAAAKSDDIRLLGTSGTVTTLASLHLELPQYDRKAVDGLIVPSEAMRGISARLSGMSQSERGELPCIGQDRSELVVAGCAILESILDIWPADKLGVADRGIREGILRSLMASELQRPESGTGDRAAK; encoded by the coding sequence ATGGCGGATTATTCTCCGCCGGACGCCAACAGGAGGGCTGGCGGAAGAAGGAACGGCAGGTCCGGCAAGGTAGCCGATTTTCGCTACAAACGTTCCTCGCAGCCCGGCAAGAACCGAGGGCCCGCACAAGATCGGGCCGAAGTACGCGATTCTTCGCCAAAAGATCGACCGCAGCGCACGAAACACCGCGAATCGGCCCGCACGCCGGTTGCGCGGCAGCCCATTCGCAAGACGGGCGGCCCGCACCCGCGCCAGGCCTATGCCGCGCTCGACCTCGGCACCAACAACTGCCGGCTGCTGATCGCCCGCCCCTCGGGCGACGGGTTCACCGTCATCGATGCCTTCAGCCGGGTAGTGAAACTGGGCGAGGATCTGGCCAGGACCGGCAAGCTGTCCGACGCGGCGATGGAACGCACGCTCGGCGCGCTGTCGATCTGCGCGGAGAAGCTGCGGCGCCGCAACGTCTACCTCGCGCGCTCGGTCGCGACCGAGGCGTGCCGCCGTGCCGCCAACGGCCCCCAGTTCATCGAACGTGTCCGCCAGGAAACGGGCATCGCGCTCGACATCATCAGCGCGGAGGAGGAGGCCCGGCTGGCAGTGCTCGGCTGCCATATCCTGCTCGAACAGGGTAAGGGCCCCGCGGTCATCTTCGACATCGGTGGCGGCTCGACCGAGCTTGTGCTGCTCGAACCCGGTGGCCGGGTGCCGCGCATCCTCGACTGGCTGAGCGTACCCTGGGGAGTGGTCTCGCTGACCGATACCGTCGGGCGCAGTGAGGGCGATGCCGGTGCACGCGCAGAGCGCTATGCCAGGATGCGGCAGGTGGTTGGCGAGAGCTTCGCCCCCTTTGCAGAACGGATCGCGGCGGCAGCGAAATCCGATGATATTCGCCTGCTCGGCACCAGCGGCACGGTAACCACACTCGCCAGCCTCCACCTCGAACTGCCGCAATACGACCGCAAGGCGGTCGACGGCCTGATCGTGCCCAGCGAAGCGATGCGCGGAATCAGCGCGCGCCTATCGGGCATGTCGCAATCGGAACGCGGGGAACTGCCCTGCATCGGCCAGGACCGGTCCGAACTGGTGGTCGCCGGATGCGCTATCCTCGAATCGATCCTCGACATCTGGCCCGCCGACAAGCTGGGCGTGGCCGACCGCGGTATCCGCGAAGGCATCCTGCGCAGCCTGATGGCATCCGAACTTCAGCGCCCTGAATCCGGGACCGGCGACAGGGCGGCGAAGTGA
- a CDS encoding prephenate dehydratase: MHSFPAPAEAMVETMRESAAAEPARAIAFQGSPGANSHRAAMEACPDCLPLPCFSFADALEAVKTGKAGSAIIPIENSQHGRVADIHFLLPESGLSIVGEHFMPIDHALMGLGDGPFEAAYSHPQALGQSRHFLRERGIVPMSYADTAGAAAYVAEKGDPALAAISPPIAAELYGLKIVEEHVQDSPDNMTRFVILARDANDPASFDGESTITTFIFEVKNIPAALYKAMGGFATNGVNMTKLESYQKGASFAATMFYADIIGAPGDPRVDRALEELAFHSKELRLLGTYRQGRKRGDQAVD; the protein is encoded by the coding sequence ATGCACAGCTTTCCCGCCCCTGCCGAAGCAATGGTCGAGACCATGCGCGAATCGGCCGCCGCCGAACCCGCCCGCGCGATCGCGTTCCAGGGCTCGCCCGGTGCCAACTCGCACCGCGCTGCAATGGAGGCCTGCCCCGACTGCCTGCCCCTGCCCTGTTTCAGCTTCGCCGACGCGCTCGAGGCGGTGAAGACCGGCAAGGCGGGGAGCGCGATCATCCCAATCGAGAATTCGCAGCACGGGCGCGTGGCCGACATCCACTTCCTGCTGCCCGAAAGCGGGCTGTCGATCGTCGGCGAGCATTTCATGCCGATCGACCATGCATTGATGGGGCTGGGCGACGGGCCGTTCGAGGCCGCCTACAGCCATCCGCAGGCGCTCGGCCAGTCGCGACACTTCCTGCGCGAGCGGGGCATCGTGCCGATGAGTTATGCCGATACGGCGGGCGCCGCCGCCTATGTCGCGGAGAAGGGCGATCCGGCGCTCGCCGCGATCTCGCCCCCGATTGCGGCCGAACTCTACGGTCTCAAGATCGTCGAAGAGCATGTGCAGGATTCGCCCGACAACATGACCCGTTTCGTGATCCTGGCCAGGGACGCCAACGATCCCGCATCCTTCGACGGCGAGAGCACCATCACGACTTTCATCTTCGAGGTGAAGAACATCCCGGCGGCACTCTACAAGGCCATGGGCGGGTTCGCGACGAACGGCGTCAACATGACCAAGCTCGAAAGCTACCAGAAGGGCGCCAGTTTTGCGGCAACCATGTTCTATGCCGACATCATCGGTGCCCCGGGCGACCCGCGGGTCGATCGTGCGCTCGAAGAACTTGCCTTCCACAGCAAGGAATTGCGCTTGCTCGGCACTTATCGCCAGGGCCGCAAACGCGGCGACCAAGCGGTTGATTGA